The sequence below is a genomic window from Bacillota bacterium.
GTGGGCTCCACCACGATCGCCCCATCGGCCTTGTGCGCGAAGTCCCGGGCAACCTGCTCCGTCCCCGCGCTCGCATACTCCTCATCGACAACGGCAGTCATGATGACGTCTCCGGGCAAGCGAGGCCCCCGAGCGATCTCACGCATCGCAATCATCATGGCCGCAAGTCCGCCTTTCATGTCACATGCCCCGCGCCCGTATAGCCGGCCATCCCGCACCTCCGCTCCAAGGGGATCGATCTGCATACCCTCGATCCCCACCGTATCCGTGTGGCCGTTCAGAAGAAGCGTCTGCCCGCGTCCTGATCCCCGGATGGCGCAGACCACATTCGGCCGCCCCGGAGCTGCCTCCACAAGGTCTGCATCAAGTCCATGAGAACGCAGCCATTCCCGAATGAACCGGGCGACCGCAAGCTCTCCACTGCCGCCCGGAGAGAGGGTCGGGTTCACGGATTCGATCCTCACCAGACCCATGGTCAGTGCTTGCGCTTCTCCAGTGTCCACCATGATATCCGCGCCTCCCGCTGTGCCGAGACAGAATGTCCCGCTTCCTGATGTTGTTATCATATCCGGTCTGCCCAGATTCTTCAACTGAAGGAAACTCAGTCCCACTGGCGAAATGAAGCTGGCGGGGTGCCCAAGTATGAGCATGGCAGGAGTGGGAGGATGTCGTGTCATCCATAAAGATGATCCAGCCGGATGAGGCATCCGGCGAACTCGAGGCAATCTACCAGCAGGCCCGAGATCCAAACCTGGGACGGCCTGCGAACATCATGCTCGCGCACTCGCTCAACCCAGAAGCAATGGCCGCACACCTGAACATGTACCGGACTCTGATGTTCGGAAAGTCCAGGCTGTCACGGACCTTGCGTGAGCTCATTGCGGTCGTTGTCTCCCAAGCCAATCGGTGCCATTACTGAATCGTGCATCACGGGGAGGTTCTCCGTAGGTTCATAGGTGAGAAGCGCCTGCTTCAGCTAGTGCAGTGTGGGCCAGGGGGCATCGGCCTCTCCAAGCGGGATTCCGCCGCAGTCTCATACGCGATCAGCCTGACCCTGAACCCTGCGTCTGTCGGGGCGGACGGGGTCCGCAGGCTCAGAGAGGCTGGGTTTTCGGACCGGGAGATACTTGACATCAATCAGGTTGTGTCTTACTTCAACTACTCGAACCGAGTGGCCTCTGGCCTCGGACTTGAGGTCGAACCCGGC
It includes:
- a CDS encoding carboxymuconolactone decarboxylase family protein, which encodes MSSIKMIQPDEASGELEAIYQQARDPNLGRPANIMLAHSLNPEAMAAHLNMYRTLMFGKSRLSRTLRELIAVVVSQANRCHY